In Panacibacter microcysteis, the genomic stretch ACAGCTTCAATGTGCCTGCTTATAAAATTGGCAGCGGGGAATGTAACAATTACCCGTTGCTTGAGCATATCGCAGGTTTTGGTAAGCCGGTTATTCTCAGTACAGGCATGAATACGATTGAAAGCGTAAGCAAAGCGGTAGACATCTTTAGTAAAAAGAATGTTCCGTACGCTTTGTTGCATACCACCAATTTGTATCCCACACCCGATCACCTGGTAAGGCTTGGTGCAATGACGGAACTTGCGCAAAACTTCCCTGGTGCTGTAGTGGGCCTCAGCGATCATACCTCAACAAACCATGCGTGTTTTGGCGCAGTGGCTTTGGGCGCTTCCATACTGGAAAGACATTTTACCGATACCATGGATCGCCCCGGCCCTGATATCATCTGTTCCATGGATGTAAAGGCCTGCAAAGAACTGATCGAAGGCAGTAAAATCATCGCCTTGCAAAGAGGCGGTCATAAAGGCCCGGCCAGGGAAGAACAGGTGACCATCGATTTTGCCTTCGCAACCATCTGTTCTATCAGGCCCATTGCAAAAGGTGAAACCCTTACAAAAGAAAACATATGGGTAAAAAGACCGGGCAAGGGCGGTATTCCTGCTGAAAAATACAATGAGGTGATTGGTAAAACCGCTGCAAAAGATATTGCCACAGATGTGCAGTTAACCGAAGAAGATATCCTGTAACATCCGCTTTAAACAACCTCCATCATGTCAAACAAAAGACCGTTCGATCTTCGCGTTGCAGACTTTCTTTTGCGAAGGCTAAAGCTGTACAAAGACAAAAGAAACAATGCCATTGCCATTGCAAAATGGAATCATTTGTTTGCAGGCAAAGATTATTTTCTTCACCAGCCAGCCGGTGGTCCTGCAATGCGTTTGTACAAAGACAGCATCTTATCCAAATACATTTACAACGGATTTGAACAAGCCGAACTCACTTTTGTGCAAAAGGTTTTAAAGCCTGGCGATACTTTTTTTGATATCGGCTCAAACATGGGTTTCTTCGCTTTGTATGCGGCACAGATCACCGGTGCAAACGGAAAAGTTTACGCTTTTGAACCTACACCTGTCATTTATAAAAGACTTACAGAAAACATTTCCGAAAACAATTTCAGCAATGTGCAGGCAGAAAATATAGGTTTGTCTGATGCCAAAGGCTTTTTAAAACTTTTTATTGCCGAAGCCGGAAAAGACGGCTGGAACAGTTTTGCAAAAGAAAAGGAAGGCCAGCAATCAATCGAAGTACCTGTTAATACGCTCGATCATTATGTTGAAAGTAATAATGTTGACACGGCTAAAATCCGCTTTATAAAGATTGATGTGGAAGGTTGGGAAATTCCTGTGGTGAGAGGTGCACTTAAAACAATCAATGCGCACGACGATATTATTTTGATGATGGAGTTTACAGAATCTAATTCCAAAGCTGCAGGCTACAACATTGGCGACCTGTACGATATTATTGAACAACAGGGCTTCAAATGGTATGTATTTGATGAAGCGCAGAACAAACTTTTGCACGACCCCAAAAGAAACTCTTACCCTTACAATAACCTGTTTGCCGTAAAAAATATTGACAAAGTTAATGCGGCGCTTACGCACTCATAGCTACATGAAAAAAATTGTGTTTCTTACAGGTACACGGGCAGACTTTGGCAAACTGAAATCGCTGATCGAAATCCTTATCCAGTCAGGGTTATACGAGGTACATATTTTTGCCACCGGTATGCATATGGATGCCAAATATGGCTATACCGTTCATGAAATTGAAAAATGTGGTTACGCCAATATTTATAAGTTCATCAACCACGACAGTGAATCGATGATGGACATCACTCTATCGAGAACCATCGAAGGTTTTGCTGGTTATACACGGTTGATAAAACCCGATCTCATTGTTATACACGGAGACAGGGTTGAAGCACTTGCCGGCGCAACCGTTGGTGCGCTCAATAATATCCTCGTCGCACATATTGAGGGCGGCGAGTTATCAGGAACGGTAGATGAGCTCATTCGCCATGCAGTATCCAAGCTAAGCCATACACATTTTGTTGCCAATGAGGAAGCAAGAAAACGTTTA encodes the following:
- a CDS encoding FkbM family methyltransferase, with translation MSNKRPFDLRVADFLLRRLKLYKDKRNNAIAIAKWNHLFAGKDYFLHQPAGGPAMRLYKDSILSKYIYNGFEQAELTFVQKVLKPGDTFFDIGSNMGFFALYAAQITGANGKVYAFEPTPVIYKRLTENISENNFSNVQAENIGLSDAKGFLKLFIAEAGKDGWNSFAKEKEGQQSIEVPVNTLDHYVESNNVDTAKIRFIKIDVEGWEIPVVRGALKTINAHDDIILMMEFTESNSKAAGYNIGDLYDIIEQQGFKWYVFDEAQNKLLHDPKRNSYPYNNLFAVKNIDKVNAALTHS
- a CDS encoding N-acetylneuraminate synthase family protein — protein: MAHPHIEIAGRKIGYDFEPLVIAEIGINHEGSLQVAKEMVDAAHAAGAEMVKHQTHIVEDEMSSAAKNTIPGNSKVSIYEVMRRCALNEADELALKNYVESKGMIFISTPFSRAAADRLHSFNVPAYKIGSGECNNYPLLEHIAGFGKPVILSTGMNTIESVSKAVDIFSKKNVPYALLHTTNLYPTPDHLVRLGAMTELAQNFPGAVVGLSDHTSTNHACFGAVALGASILERHFTDTMDRPGPDIICSMDVKACKELIEGSKIIALQRGGHKGPAREEQVTIDFAFATICSIRPIAKGETLTKENIWVKRPGKGGIPAEKYNEVIGKTAAKDIATDVQLTEEDIL